A window from Ureaplasma parvum serovar 3 str. ATCC 27815 encodes these proteins:
- a CDS encoding ABC transporter ATP-binding protein, whose amino-acid sequence MEIKTNQCPYAIEMHEITKTFLNGTVIANKDVNLFVKKNEIHAIIGENGAGKSTLMSILFGIYKQDSGSIKINGRIVNFSSAKDASKTGIGMVHQHFKLIDTLSVLDNVILGSEGATQLGIINRKKITKELKKIIQEYGLNINLKSKISKITVGQQQKTEILKLLYRDIDILIFDEPTAVLSEDEIQAFLQMLKDFKAAGKTIIIITHKLNEIKEVADSATVIRRGHYIDSFDVKQKTIAEMAELMVGRKLVEVKNIDPITSNEKVFEVQNLDIQSIVKKQKDIVKVKSSPKGDDVSLLSTKNNNFINFSIRKGEIFAIAGVEGNGQSELAQIISGLLKGNKEAKIMLDNQEIEHASIRKRYQLGLSHVPEDRHKHGLVLDDTIAMNAILQQVDDKPYSNLGFFNNNEISKHAINIIKKYDVRGTTRGTSDARGLSGGNQQKLIIGREFERSHKLILLVQPTRGLDLGAIEFIHEQTLEEKRKGNAILLISYELDEILSLADTIAVIHNGYFISVGDRFSMTRQKIGELMAGEKI is encoded by the coding sequence ATGGAAATTAAGACAAATCAATGTCCTTACGCCATAGAAATGCACGAGATTACAAAAACTTTCCTGAACGGGACTGTTATTGCTAATAAAGATGTTAATCTTTTTGTTAAAAAAAATGAAATTCATGCAATTATTGGTGAAAATGGAGCAGGTAAATCAACCTTAATGTCAATTTTATTTGGGATCTATAAACAAGATTCTGGATCAATTAAAATTAATGGTCGAATTGTCAATTTTAGTTCAGCTAAAGATGCTTCAAAAACCGGAATTGGAATGGTACATCAACATTTTAAATTAATTGACACCTTAAGTGTTTTAGATAATGTTATTTTAGGTTCTGAAGGTGCAACGCAACTAGGTATCATTAACCGTAAAAAAATTACTAAAGAACTTAAAAAAATCATTCAAGAATATGGATTAAATATCAATTTAAAAAGTAAAATTTCAAAAATTACAGTTGGTCAACAACAAAAAACGGAAATTTTAAAATTATTATATCGTGATATTGATATTTTAATTTTTGATGAACCAACTGCTGTTTTGAGTGAAGATGAAATTCAAGCATTTTTACAAATGCTAAAAGATTTTAAAGCAGCAGGCAAGACAATCATTATTATTACGCATAAACTAAATGAAATTAAAGAAGTTGCTGATTCTGCAACAGTTATTCGTCGCGGACATTATATTGATAGTTTTGATGTTAAACAAAAAACAATAGCTGAAATGGCTGAATTAATGGTTGGTCGAAAATTGGTTGAAGTTAAAAATATCGATCCAATCACAAGTAATGAAAAAGTTTTCGAAGTTCAAAATTTAGATATTCAATCAATTGTTAAAAAACAAAAAGATATTGTGAAAGTTAAATCATCACCAAAAGGTGATGATGTTTCATTGTTAAGTACTAAAAATAATAATTTTATTAATTTTAGTATCCGCAAGGGTGAAATTTTTGCTATTGCCGGTGTTGAAGGTAATGGTCAAAGTGAATTAGCGCAAATAATCTCTGGCTTATTAAAAGGAAATAAGGAAGCAAAAATTATGCTTGATAATCAAGAAATTGAACATGCAAGCATTAGAAAACGTTATCAGTTAGGATTATCACATGTACCAGAAGATCGTCATAAACATGGATTAGTTTTAGATGACACGATTGCTATGAATGCGATCTTACAACAAGTTGATGATAAACCATATAGTAATTTAGGATTTTTTAATAATAATGAAATTTCAAAACATGCAATTAATATTATTAAAAAATATGATGTTCGTGGTACAACACGTGGTACATCAGATGCACGAGGATTATCTGGTGGAAACCAACAAAAACTAATTATTGGTCGTGAATTTGAACGATCTCATAAATTAATTTTATTGGTTCAACCAACAAGAGGTTTAGATTTAGGTGCGATTGAATTTATTCATGAACAAACATTAGAAGAGAAACGAAAAGGTAATGCTATTTTATTAATTTCTTACGAATTAGACGAAATTTTATCACTTGCTGATACAATTGCTGTAATTCATAATGGATATTTCATTAGTGTTGGTGATCGTTTTTCAATGACAAGACAAAAAATTGGTGAATTAATGGCAGGTGAAAAAATATAA
- a CDS encoding BMP family ABC transporter substrate-binding protein, translating into MKKSKINKKILFASLAGVVTLTSVAAIAASCNDSNKDDGKTNKDGNYISKLSLEDFYAKPAGDDSLGYHRTYNSLYDDGARMLGLISFSHSIPIKEYFGSSSDKKDLSAVLIDDKFSGTVGKDRIASVSYRVDQAAFLTGIAAAYYLNANQKTFAADGKLTWGGYVGLHFTSTSTFIQGFKLGVQWANEKLKDKEINQEDANGSKKKWMNVEQVFASKYVAGSFKPDEEGATNIINDLITKKADVILPVAGPQTNLATSIVSNATDPSVIIGVDTAQELDDVTNRKRITNKTVNDGKTILFSIVKRVDLAMKGAIENASKGAQLTNDINKDAYKLGTHTEASLDKSTYVDDTPLVELSNAGRVYLEQAAKLAGLKAITYAQIVNVIQNEELFKLLSTKGTTKLEDLATKTSDGWVLKDSEKNKSFSELQKLLGGEVYINESDKKLYPYSLTGSSYLEEDPKKRSASQEFKKYWDAATTPEAKEKLAKVVLGQNNAVLKDKSFSESAYNGLAAFYKSKKIIIPKI; encoded by the coding sequence ATGAAAAAAAGCAAAATCAATAAAAAAATCTTGTTTGCATCACTTGCTGGAGTGGTTACATTAACTTCAGTTGCAGCTATTGCTGCATCATGTAATGATAGTAATAAAGATGATGGGAAAACAAATAAAGATGGAAATTATATTTCTAAATTGTCTTTAGAAGATTTTTATGCAAAACCAGCTGGAGATGATAGTTTAGGATATCACAGAACATATAATTCATTATACGATGATGGTGCTCGTATGTTAGGCTTGATTTCATTTAGTCACTCAATTCCAATTAAAGAATATTTTGGTTCAAGCAGCGATAAAAAAGATTTAAGTGCAGTTTTAATTGATGATAAATTTAGTGGAACAGTGGGTAAAGACCGTATTGCGTCTGTCTCATATCGTGTAGATCAAGCAGCATTTTTAACAGGTATTGCTGCGGCGTACTATTTAAATGCTAACCAAAAAACTTTTGCAGCAGATGGAAAACTAACTTGAGGTGGATATGTTGGATTACATTTTACATCAACTTCAACTTTTATCCAAGGTTTTAAATTAGGTGTTCAATGAGCAAATGAAAAGTTAAAAGATAAAGAAATTAATCAAGAAGATGCTAATGGAAGCAAGAAAAAATGAATGAATGTTGAACAAGTATTTGCTAGCAAATACGTTGCTGGTTCATTTAAACCAGATGAAGAAGGTGCAACAAACATTATCAATGATTTAATTACAAAAAAAGCTGATGTTATTTTACCTGTAGCTGGTCCACAAACAAACCTTGCAACTTCAATTGTTTCAAATGCAACAGATCCAAGTGTAATTATTGGTGTTGATACTGCACAAGAATTAGATGATGTAACAAACCGTAAAAGAATTACAAACAAAACTGTTAATGATGGAAAAACAATTTTATTCTCAATTGTTAAACGTGTTGATTTAGCAATGAAGGGAGCAATTGAAAATGCTTCAAAAGGTGCACAACTAACTAATGATATTAATAAAGATGCTTATAAATTAGGAACACATACTGAAGCAAGTTTAGATAAGAGCACATATGTAGATGATACTCCGCTTGTTGAATTATCAAATGCAGGTCGTGTTTATTTAGAACAAGCGGCTAAACTAGCTGGTTTAAAAGCAATTACATATGCTCAAATTGTTAATGTTATTCAAAATGAAGAATTATTTAAACTTCTTTCAACAAAAGGAACTACAAAATTAGAAGATCTTGCTACAAAAACAAGCGATGGATGAGTTTTAAAAGATAGTGAAAAAAATAAATCATTTAGTGAATTACAAAAATTACTTGGTGGTGAAGTTTATATAAATGAATCAGATAAAAAATTATATCCATATTCATTAACAGGTTCTTCATATTTAGAAGAGGATCCAAAGAAACGAAGTGCATCACAAGAATTTAAAAAATATTGAGATGCTGCCACAACACCAGAAGCTAAAGAAAAATTAGCAAAAGTTGTTTTAGGTCAAAATAATGCTGTTCTAAAAGATAAATCTTTTTCAGAATCTGCATATAATGGATTAGCAGCATTCTACAAATCTAAAAAAATCATCATTCCAAAAATTTAA
- a CDS encoding TatD family hydrolase: MLEKIKIIDTHTHPNIEPLIEEFDDIIFKCYEQGIGLNIVGVDLKTSQTAIQQAKKFKFLTCSVAIHPNDLHNIENDFVALEKLIAENIDYISCIGECGLDYYHEQNYDHDFQKHWFKKHIELAKKYHKPLMLHIRNAHDDAIAILKELAVQDVIIHCFTDKKEYAQQYIEMGYYISYPGVITFKPTKNNQLHELYEAIKITPLDKILVETDAPYLTPVPKRGQTNYPYYVLYTSAFIANLLGITHEKMQKILLENSLRILNFKK; the protein is encoded by the coding sequence ATGTTAGAAAAAATAAAAATTATTGATACTCATACTCATCCTAATATTGAACCATTAATTGAAGAATTTGATGACATTATCTTTAAATGTTATGAACAAGGTATTGGATTAAATATTGTTGGAGTAGATTTAAAAACTTCACAGACAGCCATTCAACAAGCTAAAAAATTTAAATTTTTGACTTGTAGTGTTGCAATCCATCCTAATGATTTACATAATATAGAAAATGATTTTGTTGCATTAGAAAAATTGATAGCAGAAAATATTGATTACATAAGTTGTATTGGTGAGTGTGGTTTAGACTATTATCATGAACAAAATTATGATCATGATTTTCAAAAACATTGGTTTAAAAAACATATTGAATTGGCTAAAAAGTATCATAAACCATTAATGTTACACATCCGTAATGCACACGATGACGCAATTGCCATCTTAAAAGAATTAGCTGTTCAAGATGTAATAATCCATTGTTTTACAGATAAAAAAGAGTATGCACAACAATATATTGAAATGGGTTATTATATTTCATATCCTGGTGTAATTACTTTTAAACCAACAAAAAATAATCAATTACATGAACTGTATGAGGCGATTAAAATAACCCCACTTGATAAGATTCTAGTAGAAACAGACGCCCCATATTTAACACCAGTTCCTAAACGAGGGCAAACTAACTATCCTTATTATGTATTATATACATCAGCATTTATTGCCAACTTATTAGGCATTACACATGAAAAAATGCAAAAAATCTTATTAGAAAATTCATTAAGAATTCTAAATTTTAAAAAATAA
- the mnmE gene encoding tRNA uridine-5-carboxymethylaminomethyl(34) synthesis GTPase MnmE: MSTIVALATAPMNCAIHIIRVSGPKAFEIINKISTIKIKKETFKIWYTILKDDNQILDEVLINTFVAPKTFTGEDLVEINCHGGIVVANLIIKTLIKYGCQPAQRGEFSRRALLNKKMDLSKIEAINNLVNAKNELSVKGVIGALLGRVSQSIAEFRHELFMIIGQIEVNIDYPEYDDVEQVDAIILKQRLLSLDKKITKIIDQSKKFLPINKGIRVLIIGKPNVGKSTLLNALCNEQKAIVTDIPGTTRDVIESSINIDNITLNILDTAGIHLTNDFVENLGINKAKALIDKVDLILYLIPANEQQDLELYDLIKKQKHLLVYTKKDLVDQYDDKQIYINAKNNDIQSLIDEIKKLFYVQEFDNANIDVLQSQRQIGILENVHYLINNAILNLEKGDTLDLIVADLEFCNLRLNELLGISSEYDFLDDLFKNFCIGK; this comes from the coding sequence ATGTCAACAATTGTTGCTTTAGCAACCGCGCCTATGAATTGTGCCATTCACATTATTCGGGTTAGTGGTCCAAAAGCTTTTGAAATAATTAATAAAATTTCAACAATAAAAATAAAAAAAGAAACTTTTAAAATTTGGTATACAATTCTAAAAGATGATAATCAAATTTTAGATGAAGTTTTAATAAATACATTTGTAGCTCCAAAAACATTTACTGGAGAAGATTTAGTAGAAATTAATTGCCACGGAGGAATAGTGGTTGCTAATTTAATTATTAAAACATTAATTAAATATGGTTGTCAACCAGCACAACGTGGAGAATTTTCTCGCCGTGCTTTATTAAATAAAAAAATGGATTTATCAAAAATTGAAGCAATTAACAATTTGGTTAATGCTAAAAATGAATTAAGCGTTAAAGGTGTAATTGGCGCTCTATTAGGACGTGTTTCGCAATCAATTGCTGAATTTAGGCATGAGTTATTTATGATAATTGGGCAAATTGAAGTTAATATTGATTATCCTGAATACGATGATGTTGAACAAGTTGATGCTATTATTTTAAAACAACGTTTATTATCTTTAGATAAAAAAATTACAAAAATTATTGATCAATCAAAAAAATTTTTACCAATCAATAAAGGCATTAGGGTGTTAATAATTGGAAAACCAAATGTAGGTAAATCAACTCTATTAAACGCTTTATGCAATGAACAAAAAGCGATTGTTACAGATATTCCTGGGACAACACGTGATGTTATTGAATCCTCAATTAATATTGATAATATTACTTTAAATATCTTAGATACTGCAGGAATTCATTTAACAAATGATTTTGTTGAAAATTTAGGAATTAATAAAGCCAAAGCATTAATTGATAAAGTTGATTTAATTTTATATTTAATACCTGCAAACGAACAACAAGATTTGGAGTTATATGATTTAATTAAAAAACAAAAACATTTATTAGTTTATACAAAAAAAGATTTAGTTGATCAATACGATGATAAACAAATATATATTAATGCAAAAAATAATGATATTCAGTCATTGATTGATGAAATTAAAAAACTTTTTTATGTTCAAGAGTTTGACAATGCTAACATTGATGTTTTACAATCCCAACGTCAAATTGGTATTTTAGAAAATGTTCATTATTTAATTAATAACGCAATTCTTAATTTAGAAAAAGGGGATACACTTGATTTAATTGTCGCTGATTTAGAATTTTGCAATTTACGTTTAAATGAACTCTTAGGCATAAGTAGCGAATATGATTTTTTAGATGATTTATTTAAAAATTTTTGTATAGGTAAATAA
- a CDS encoding DNA polymerase III subunit delta — MKYSFANLLIQSPKTSLESGIEEIMLAFIYEKNHKEQSFYVTKVKNKQYFDLKIYDGLSMKKSDVIDLQNTFLCDGVEDINLKFYLIKNIDLASKYVLNALLKFIEEPPKNTIAIFSTKNLNQVLKTIKSRCQLFYLPTNHDLYKKLINQINQPIDLVECDLMFDDLDELKILLENKEINDVLTYYGKLSDLRSFEILNDLKEIFKNLSTLQIHYLLKLIFIRINNVNSKEIILDLMRANLKININKNNLFTIIYTIINKNKGD; from the coding sequence ATGAAATACAGTTTTGCTAATTTATTAATTCAATCACCTAAAACCTCACTAGAATCAGGTATTGAAGAAATTATGTTAGCTTTTATTTATGAGAAAAATCATAAAGAACAATCATTTTATGTTACTAAAGTTAAAAATAAACAATACTTTGATTTAAAAATTTATGATGGACTATCAATGAAAAAAAGCGATGTAATTGATTTACAAAACACTTTTTTATGTGATGGAGTAGAAGATATTAATTTAAAATTTTATCTTATTAAAAATATTGACTTAGCATCAAAATATGTTTTAAATGCATTATTAAAATTTATTGAAGAACCGCCAAAAAATACAATTGCAATTTTTAGCACTAAAAATTTAAATCAAGTTTTAAAAACTATTAAAAGTCGTTGTCAGCTTTTTTATTTACCTACTAATCATGATTTATATAAAAAATTAATTAACCAAATTAATCAACCAATTGATCTCGTGGAATGCGACTTAATGTTTGATGATTTGGATGAGCTAAAAATTTTATTAGAAAACAAGGAAATCAATGATGTTTTAACTTATTATGGAAAATTAAGTGATTTAAGAAGTTTTGAAATATTAAATGATTTAAAAGAAATATTTAAAAATTTATCTACCTTACAAATTCATTATCTATTAAAATTAATCTTCATTAGAATTAATAATGTAAATAGCAAAGAAATTATTTTGGATTTAATGCGTGCGAATTTAAAAATTAATATTAATAAAAATAATTTGTTTACTATTATTTATACAATTATTAATAAAAATAAAGGTGATTAA
- the tmk gene encoding dTMP kinase codes for MILTKNSNEKKPLKKGLFIVFEGIDGAGKTSILKQLLEVLKEPKLVNKIFLTREPGGKNNNAAEMIREFFLKNLEVFDPLTLAYLYASSRAEHVKKTINPHLEKDHIVISDRFVHSSYIYQGIVQNQSLDVIYQINQQAIGELEIDYVFYFDVNVNNALNRMKNRFDNTNAFDSQNKQFYEKLLKQYPSVFKVYNQPKKIIFIDANKNENEVLCEVKEQLLKIFKEHKYI; via the coding sequence ATGATATTAACGAAAAATAGTAATGAAAAAAAACCGCTTAAAAAAGGATTATTTATTGTTTTTGAAGGAATTGATGGTGCAGGGAAAACTTCAATCTTAAAACAACTTTTAGAGGTTTTAAAAGAACCTAAACTAGTTAATAAAATTTTTTTAACGCGTGAACCTGGTGGAAAAAACAATAATGCAGCAGAGATGATACGTGAGTTTTTTTTAAAAAATTTAGAAGTTTTTGATCCGTTAACACTAGCTTATTTATATGCAAGCAGTCGTGCTGAACACGTAAAAAAAACAATCAATCCTCATTTAGAAAAAGATCATATTGTAATTTCAGATCGTTTTGTTCATTCTTCATATATTTATCAAGGTATTGTTCAAAATCAAAGTTTAGATGTTATTTACCAAATTAATCAACAAGCAATTGGTGAATTAGAAATAGATTATGTTTTTTATTTTGATGTTAATGTTAATAATGCATTAAATCGAATGAAAAATCGTTTTGACAATACAAATGCATTCGATTCACAAAATAAACAATTTTATGAAAAGTTATTAAAACAATACCCTAGTGTTTTTAAAGTTTATAATCAACCTAAAAAAATTATTTTTATTGATGCCAATAAAAATGAAAATGAAGTATTATGTGAGGTTAAAGAACAATTATTAAAAATTTTTAAAGAACATAAATATATATAA
- a CDS encoding alpha/beta fold hydrolase, with the protein MELIKTNTLNFYFEPSKSELKKGSIVFIHGLDASPHYFFLINKDLSDYDCYFVGLPAHGLTPINNKKDLNIKVFAELFINWINEIDLKEFHLLGHSLGAGIASLVSFIIPQRIEKLILVCPYHYQYLNPFLNKKLFNAWVLFPNPFLKFKTDVVLKKLYIDYRNNYKTLIETRWESISREYPRIARDVLFLCLSLLNIKINHELKMAQRNLIMPTLIMVSRHDQLIDFNLAIKVFKNNNKVNQYIFNNSGHIPFIEEPKLFTNILLSFLEDRFVEQEENDNNDINEK; encoded by the coding sequence ATGGAATTAATTAAGACTAACACACTTAATTTTTATTTTGAGCCATCTAAAAGCGAACTAAAAAAAGGTTCGATTGTTTTTATACACGGCCTTGATGCATCTCCACATTATTTTTTTTTAATTAATAAAGATTTATCTGATTATGATTGTTATTTTGTTGGATTACCTGCACATGGTTTAACACCTATTAATAACAAAAAAGATTTAAATATTAAAGTTTTTGCTGAGTTATTTATTAATTGAATTAATGAAATTGATTTAAAAGAATTTCATTTGTTAGGTCATTCATTAGGAGCGGGGATTGCTAGTTTGGTTAGTTTTATTATCCCCCAACGCATTGAAAAATTAATTCTTGTTTGTCCATATCATTATCAATATTTAAATCCGTTTTTAAATAAAAAATTATTTAATGCTTGGGTTTTATTTCCCAATCCATTTTTAAAATTTAAAACAGATGTCGTTTTAAAAAAATTATATATTGATTATCGTAATAATTATAAAACCTTAATAGAAACTCGTTGGGAGTCAATTTCAAGAGAATATCCACGAATTGCACGCGATGTCTTATTTTTATGTTTATCGTTATTAAATATTAAAATCAATCATGAATTAAAAATGGCACAGCGTAATTTAATAATGCCAACATTAATTATGGTTTCAAGACATGATCAATTAATTGATTTTAATTTAGCTATTAAAGTGTTTAAAAACAACAATAAAGTAAATCAATATATTTTTAATAATTCTGGTCATATTCCTTTTATTGAAGAACCAAAATTATTTACTAATATATTACTAAGTTTTTTAGAGGATAGATTTGTAGAACAAGAGGAAAATGATAACAATGATATTAACGAAAAATAG
- a CDS encoding iron ABC transporter permease, with product MSIKIKHDQNLKHQFEQKLFFRFKKNKFFLSLSLLIITIILTLIAVAGASRFINVFSYLSDWKIITQLLFSGIALGISGYILQRLTKNRLADSSLLGMGNINLVILTILFLIFDFGQLQIQKRMEYVLPFIYLIGSTMICFFIHFLCNSSTGYIFKRIIVSGIIINLITIVIAQSLRILMSKESSMYLKTILLGNIESRSDFCFYFCFGMLTISVIWLMLNATKFKIMVTNQQISGQLGINNKSLTIQTFICISLLVSVSYSLSGNVIFVGIVAANFSFNYVKNNISNGIINAGLIGGIVLLISYIFVVLILNLSTDQTILLVPIISGPYFLYQVILLKN from the coding sequence ATGAGTATAAAAATTAAGCATGATCAAAATTTAAAACACCAATTTGAACAAAAATTATTTTTTCGTTTTAAAAAGAACAAATTTTTTCTTTCATTAAGTTTATTAATAATAACAATTATTTTAACGCTGATTGCTGTAGCTGGAGCCTCGCGTTTTATAAATGTTTTTAGTTATTTGAGCGATTGAAAAATTATCACACAATTATTGTTTTCTGGAATTGCATTAGGAATTAGTGGTTATATTCTTCAAAGATTAACAAAAAATCGTTTAGCAGATAGTTCTTTATTAGGAATGGGCAATATTAACTTAGTGATTTTAACAATACTTTTTTTAATATTTGATTTTGGGCAATTGCAAATCCAAAAACGAATGGAATATGTTCTACCATTTATTTATTTAATTGGGTCAACAATGATTTGTTTTTTTATTCATTTTTTATGCAATTCTTCTACTGGATACATTTTTAAAAGAATTATTGTTTCAGGTATTATTATTAATTTGATTACAATTGTTATTGCTCAGTCATTAAGAATTTTAATGAGTAAAGAATCAAGTATGTATTTAAAAACAATTTTATTAGGTAATATTGAATCACGCAGCGATTTTTGTTTTTATTTTTGTTTTGGAATGCTTACTATTAGTGTTATTTGGTTAATGTTAAATGCAACTAAATTTAAGATTATGGTAACAAATCAACAAATATCTGGACAGTTAGGCATTAATAATAAGTCCTTGACAATTCAAACTTTTATTTGCATTAGCTTATTAGTATCGGTAAGTTATAGTTTAAGTGGTAATGTTATTTTTGTTGGGATTGTTGCAGCTAATTTTTCTTTCAATTATGTAAAAAACAATATTTCTAATGGCATTATTAATGCTGGATTAATAGGCGGCATTGTATTATTGATTAGTTATATTTTTGTTGTTTTAATTTTAAATTTATCAACTGACCAGACTATTTTATTAGTGCCAATTATTTCAGGACCATATTTTTTATATCAAGTTATTTTATTGAAAAATTAA
- a CDS encoding iron ABC transporter permease, whose product MLTSFIFIFNIIYTNKTFIWESFYFQNASFEEVFLLFFYSPIVLLVCGAGLVCSGFSLQSTTRNGLAGPSTLGIFPLAALGNILSQLITKSFSNIFIGYVFGIIFSLFALGINFLFIRISPHKKTFKPIIFGFSLGAIITAVNILIANFNSSIVASPIQLLGSIGVYNSIERFYIGTPIVFISTIILLCYAKKIQILDTDHYLAKSLGIDVNKVFWITSTCSIFIAISTTFLIGGLSLIAIVMPHLVRLLFKRTNYLFQMIIAIFLTTFLLELLGIIVEFFSKFNIVFLVATVFAIPMIVLLKWELGWKVNKN is encoded by the coding sequence TTGTTAACTTCTTTTATTTTTATATTTAACATTATTTATACTAACAAAACATTTATTTGAGAATCGTTTTACTTTCAAAATGCTTCATTTGAAGAGGTTTTTTTATTGTTTTTTTATTCTCCAATTGTTTTATTAGTTTGTGGTGCAGGATTGGTTTGCAGTGGATTTAGTTTGCAATCTACAACGCGTAATGGTTTGGCAGGTCCATCAACATTAGGAATTTTTCCATTAGCAGCCTTAGGTAATATTTTGAGTCAGTTAATTACCAAAAGTTTTTCTAATATTTTTATTGGCTATGTTTTTGGAATTATTTTTAGCTTATTTGCTTTAGGAATCAATTTTTTATTTATTAGAATTTCACCACATAAGAAAACTTTTAAACCTATTATTTTTGGTTTTTCATTAGGTGCCATTATCACAGCTGTTAATATTTTAATTGCTAATTTTAATTCATCAATTGTCGCTTCCCCCATTCAATTATTAGGTAGTATTGGTGTTTACAATTCTATTGAGCGCTTTTATATTGGCACTCCAATAGTGTTTATAAGTACGATTATTTTGTTATGTTATGCTAAAAAAATCCAAATTTTAGATACGGATCATTATTTAGCTAAATCACTAGGAATCGATGTTAATAAAGTGTTTTGAATCACTTCAACTTGTTCAATTTTTATTGCCATTTCAACTACGTTTTTAATTGGCGGTCTTTCATTAATTGCAATTGTTATGCCCCATTTAGTTCGTTTACTTTTTAAAAGAACTAATTATTTATTTCAAATGATTATCGCCATTTTTCTAACTACTTTTTTATTAGAATTACTTGGAATAATTGTAGAATTTTTTTCAAAATTTAATATTGTTTTTTTAGTAGCAACAGTTTTTGCGATTCCAATGATTGTTTTGCTAAAATGAGAATTAGGATGGAAAGTGAATAAAAATTAA